One window of Cumulibacter manganitolerans genomic DNA carries:
- a CDS encoding uroporphyrinogen decarboxylase/cobalamine-independent methonine synthase family protein, translated as MRIGTTGVGSLPGAGAEEAMRVAFGEGLDLPYLAETPARGPGADQIGRTAARLVDVHVEITPSAWRVTRRPGVDARRADDFWAWDLDAVQTTAEGYAGPLKVQLAGPWTLAASLELANGHRFLTDAGAVRDLQESLAEGAVQVLDDLRRRVPGAQPVLQLDEPSLPGVLAGSIPTASGFGRLEAVGAHEAGLGLQRVIEAVGVPVLVHSCAARVPFGLLRQSGAEAVLVDVALLTEAAYDDLGAAVDEGLALVAGVVPSTRAVRRDDVDRGAARVREIASAIGVPAARIADEIGITTACGLASRTAAEALAATRAVRAVHRQLTDNPETDHA; from the coding sequence ATGCGGATCGGCACGACGGGCGTCGGCTCGCTGCCCGGCGCGGGGGCCGAGGAGGCCATGCGGGTCGCCTTCGGGGAGGGCCTGGACCTGCCGTACCTCGCCGAGACACCCGCGCGGGGCCCCGGAGCCGACCAGATCGGGCGGACCGCGGCGCGGCTCGTCGACGTCCACGTCGAGATCACGCCGTCGGCGTGGCGGGTCACGCGGCGCCCCGGGGTGGACGCGCGGCGAGCCGACGACTTCTGGGCATGGGACCTCGACGCCGTGCAGACCACCGCCGAGGGCTACGCCGGTCCGCTGAAGGTGCAGCTCGCCGGCCCGTGGACGCTGGCGGCGTCGCTCGAGCTGGCCAACGGGCACCGGTTCCTCACCGACGCCGGCGCCGTCCGCGACCTGCAGGAGTCGCTGGCCGAGGGAGCCGTGCAGGTCCTCGACGACCTGCGGCGCCGGGTACCGGGCGCGCAGCCGGTGCTGCAGCTCGACGAGCCGTCGCTGCCCGGCGTGCTCGCCGGGTCGATCCCGACCGCCAGCGGCTTCGGCCGGCTGGAGGCGGTCGGCGCCCACGAGGCGGGCCTGGGCCTGCAGCGGGTGATCGAGGCGGTCGGCGTGCCGGTCCTGGTGCACTCGTGTGCCGCGCGGGTGCCGTTCGGGCTGCTGCGGCAGTCCGGGGCCGAGGCGGTCCTGGTGGACGTCGCCCTTCTGACCGAGGCCGCGTACGACGACCTCGGCGCCGCCGTCGACGAAGGACTCGCTCTGGTCGCGGGGGTGGTGCCCTCCACGCGCGCCGTCCGCCGGGACGACGTCGATCGCGGTGCCGCGCGGGTGCGGGAGATCGCCTCGGCGATCGGCGTCCCGGCGGCGCGGATCGCCGACGAGATCGGCATCACGACCGCCTGCGGGCTCGCGTCCCGCACCGCCGCCGAGGCGCTGGCCGCGACCCGCGCCGTGCGCGCCGTCCACCGCCAGCTGACCGACAACCCGGAGACCGATCATGCGTGA
- the ligA gene encoding NAD-dependent DNA ligase LigA codes for MATQTTTEAAPDPRDAAERHAQLSAEIAEHQRRYYELDAPTVSDAEYDRLFRELQDLEATYPDLITDASPTQRVGGSATSTFAAVEHLQRMYSLDNAFSEGEVQAWAARVEKTVGDGARYLCELKIDGLAIDLVYENGRLVRGATRGDGRVGEDITSNARAVKNIPDRLTGDDVPELLEVRGEVYFPVADFTALNEQLVAAGKAPYANPRNTAAGSLRQKDARETAKRGLMLIVHGIGEARGVTWRSQSEAYELLASLGLPTSPRYRVVDDLAGVQEYIEHYGEHRHDVEHEIDGVVVKVDDLGMQRELGSTSRAPRWAIAYKYPPEEVNTTLEDIRVNVGRTGRVTPYGVMTPVKVAGSTVEMATLHNAHEVKRKGVLIGDTVVLRKAGDVIPEILGPVVALRDGTEREFVMPTHCPECGTQLREMREGDADIRCPNARTCPAQLRERLAYLGSRGGLDIDGLGWKAAVALVDSPAFTDEGDFFDLDAEALSGIPFFRKKDGTPNAAGTMLLASLDDAKQRPLWRVLVSLSIRHVGPTAAQALAGHFRELPAIFEAPVEQLAEVEGVGAIIAESVKAWWEVDWHRAIVQRWADAGVRMADDASAPPAQEQTLRDLSIVVTGTLSGFTRDEAAEAITSRGGKSASSVSKKTAYVVVGDSPGSKAKKAEELGVPILDEDGFRRLLDDGPPS; via the coding sequence GTGGCGACCCAGACGACGACCGAGGCAGCACCGGATCCCCGCGACGCGGCCGAGCGGCACGCGCAGCTGAGCGCGGAGATCGCCGAGCACCAGCGCCGCTACTACGAGCTCGACGCGCCGACCGTCAGCGACGCGGAGTACGACCGGCTGTTCCGCGAGCTGCAGGACCTCGAGGCGACGTACCCCGACCTGATCACCGACGCCTCGCCCACGCAGCGGGTCGGCGGCTCGGCGACGTCGACGTTCGCCGCCGTCGAGCACCTGCAGCGCATGTACTCCCTCGACAACGCCTTCAGCGAGGGCGAGGTGCAGGCCTGGGCCGCCCGGGTCGAGAAGACCGTCGGCGACGGCGCCCGCTACCTGTGCGAGCTGAAGATCGACGGGCTGGCCATCGACCTGGTCTACGAGAACGGCCGGCTGGTGCGCGGCGCAACCCGCGGCGACGGCCGCGTGGGCGAGGACATCACCAGCAACGCGCGCGCGGTGAAGAACATCCCCGACCGGCTGACCGGTGACGACGTGCCGGAGCTGCTGGAGGTGCGCGGCGAGGTCTACTTTCCGGTCGCCGACTTCACCGCGCTCAACGAGCAGCTCGTAGCGGCCGGCAAGGCGCCGTACGCCAACCCGCGCAACACCGCCGCGGGGTCGCTGCGGCAGAAGGACGCCCGCGAGACCGCGAAGCGCGGGCTGATGCTCATCGTGCACGGCATCGGCGAGGCGCGCGGCGTCACCTGGCGCTCGCAGAGCGAGGCGTACGAGCTGCTCGCGAGCCTCGGGCTGCCGACGTCGCCGCGCTACCGGGTGGTCGACGACCTCGCGGGCGTGCAGGAGTACATCGAGCACTACGGCGAGCACCGGCACGACGTCGAGCACGAGATCGACGGCGTGGTGGTCAAGGTCGACGATCTGGGCATGCAGCGCGAGCTGGGCTCGACCAGCCGGGCGCCGCGCTGGGCGATCGCCTACAAGTACCCGCCCGAGGAGGTCAACACGACGCTCGAGGACATCCGGGTCAACGTCGGACGCACCGGGCGGGTCACGCCGTACGGCGTGATGACGCCGGTGAAGGTCGCCGGCTCGACCGTCGAGATGGCCACCCTGCACAACGCGCACGAGGTCAAGCGCAAGGGCGTGCTGATCGGCGACACCGTGGTCCTGCGCAAGGCCGGCGACGTGATCCCGGAGATCCTCGGCCCGGTGGTCGCGCTGCGCGACGGCACCGAGCGCGAGTTCGTGATGCCGACGCACTGCCCCGAGTGCGGCACGCAGCTGCGCGAGATGCGCGAGGGGGACGCCGACATCCGGTGCCCCAACGCGCGGACCTGTCCCGCGCAGCTGCGCGAGCGGCTGGCCTACCTCGGTTCGCGGGGCGGCCTGGACATCGACGGCCTCGGGTGGAAGGCGGCGGTCGCGCTGGTCGACTCACCGGCGTTCACCGACGAGGGCGACTTCTTCGACCTCGATGCCGAGGCGCTCTCCGGCATCCCGTTCTTCCGCAAGAAGGACGGCACCCCCAACGCGGCCGGAACGATGCTGCTGGCGTCGCTGGACGACGCCAAGCAACGCCCCCTCTGGCGGGTGCTGGTGTCCCTGTCGATCCGGCACGTCGGGCCCACGGCGGCCCAGGCGCTCGCCGGGCACTTCCGCGAGCTGCCGGCGATCTTCGAGGCGCCGGTCGAGCAGCTCGCCGAGGTGGAGGGCGTCGGCGCGATCATCGCCGAGTCCGTCAAGGCCTGGTGGGAGGTCGACTGGCACCGCGCGATCGTGCAGCGCTGGGCGGACGCCGGCGTGCGGATGGCCGACGACGCGTCGGCGCCGCCGGCGCAGGAGCAGACGCTGCGCGACCTGTCGATCGTCGTCACCGGCACCCTGTCGGGCTTCACGCGCGACGAGGCGGCCGAGGCGATCACCAGCCGCGGCGGCAAGTCGGCGAGCTCGGTGAGCAAGAAGACGGCGTACGTCGTCGTCGGCGACTCGCCGGGCAGCAAGGCCAAGAAGGCCGAGGAGCTCGGCGTCCCGATCCTCGACGAGGACGGCTTCCGCCGGCTCCTCGACGACGGGCCGCCGAGCTAA
- a CDS encoding nuclear transport factor 2 family protein gives MRESIERFYAAAGDADESVLAEVLHPDVRHFLIAPDPGDEPVVGAAPLIESIAGAARALGARWSVDHLLVAGGTACVEWSMTTDEAEHGAQRGCEWVELDGARIDEFRSYAQTGIAGTELDGYPYAQGIPDAAAGAASTPRAGADSERLPGIIAYYDACTAADAEALARFFTDDVVHYFVRPNVGSAPVRGREHLARYWRKVARLIDARWVVESIIERGDEAVIEWSMYWAPAGGDERIVTRGTEWYLFRDGLIAEIRSYHRQLERSTELGGFPYADRGYSTLGHEASNLHPGVGADRQNG, from the coding sequence ATGCGTGAGTCGATCGAGCGGTTCTATGCCGCCGCGGGCGACGCCGACGAGAGCGTCCTCGCCGAGGTGCTGCACCCCGACGTCCGGCACTTCCTGATCGCGCCCGACCCCGGCGACGAGCCCGTCGTCGGGGCGGCGCCGCTCATCGAGTCGATCGCCGGCGCGGCCCGCGCGCTCGGCGCCCGGTGGAGCGTCGATCATCTGCTCGTCGCGGGCGGCACGGCCTGCGTCGAATGGTCGATGACCACCGACGAGGCCGAGCACGGCGCGCAGCGCGGCTGCGAATGGGTCGAGCTGGACGGCGCGCGGATCGACGAGTTCCGCAGCTACGCGCAGACGGGCATCGCCGGCACGGAGCTCGACGGCTATCCGTACGCGCAGGGCATCCCGGACGCCGCAGCCGGCGCCGCGTCGACGCCGCGCGCCGGTGCCGACAGCGAGCGGCTGCCGGGGATCATCGCGTACTACGACGCGTGCACCGCGGCCGACGCCGAGGCGCTCGCGCGGTTCTTCACCGACGACGTCGTGCACTACTTCGTGCGGCCCAACGTCGGCTCGGCGCCGGTGCGCGGTCGCGAGCATCTCGCCCGCTACTGGCGCAAGGTGGCGCGCCTGATCGACGCCCGGTGGGTGGTCGAGTCGATCATCGAGCGCGGTGACGAGGCGGTCATCGAGTGGTCGATGTACTGGGCGCCCGCCGGAGGCGACGAGCGGATCGTCACCCGCGGCACCGAGTGGTACCTCTTCCGCGACGGCCTGATCGCGGAGATCCGCTCGTACCACAGGCAGCTCGAGCGCAGCACCGAGCTGGGCGGCTTCCCGTACGCCGACCGCGGCTACAGCACGCTCGGGCACGAGGCCAGCAACCTGCATCCGGGTGTCGGTGCCGACCGGCAGAATGGCTGA
- the mnmA gene encoding tRNA 2-thiouridine(34) synthase MnmA: MKILAAMSGGVDSAVAAARAVDAGHDVTGVHLALSRAPEAVRAGARGCCTIEDARDARRAADVLGIPFYVWDLAEQFREDVIDDFVAEYAAGRTPNPCLRCNEKIKFAAVLDRARALGFDAVVTGHHARLDVDADGVPRLARSVDEAKDQSYVLAVLTREQLRYAMFPLGDTTKEQVRREAAQRGLAVAEKPDSHDICFIANGDTMGFLREQLGSRPGEIVDGDSGSVVGSHDGAYAYTVGQRKGLRLANPVNDGKPRYVLSIEPVANRITVGTAEQLEVTTVVAERPVWTGGRAPAFPWRGTVQMRAHGGLAEATAEVDATGRLLVGLHTPARGIAAGQAIVLYDGDDVVGSATIASAAA; the protein is encoded by the coding sequence GTGAAGATCCTCGCTGCGATGTCCGGAGGCGTCGACTCCGCGGTCGCCGCCGCCCGCGCCGTCGACGCCGGCCACGACGTGACCGGCGTCCACCTCGCCCTGTCGCGCGCGCCCGAGGCGGTCCGCGCCGGCGCTCGCGGGTGCTGCACGATCGAGGACGCCCGCGACGCCCGGCGCGCCGCCGACGTGCTGGGCATTCCCTTCTACGTCTGGGATCTGGCTGAGCAGTTCCGCGAGGACGTCATCGACGACTTCGTCGCCGAGTACGCCGCCGGGCGCACTCCCAACCCGTGCCTGCGCTGCAACGAGAAGATCAAGTTCGCCGCGGTGCTCGACCGCGCCCGGGCGCTCGGCTTCGACGCCGTCGTGACCGGGCACCACGCCCGGCTCGACGTCGATGCGGACGGCGTTCCCCGGCTCGCGCGCAGCGTCGACGAGGCGAAGGACCAGTCGTACGTGCTCGCCGTGCTCACCCGCGAGCAGCTGCGCTACGCGATGTTCCCGCTCGGCGACACCACCAAGGAGCAGGTGCGCCGGGAGGCGGCGCAGCGGGGGCTCGCGGTCGCCGAGAAGCCCGACTCGCACGACATCTGCTTCATCGCCAACGGCGACACGATGGGCTTCCTGCGCGAGCAGCTCGGCAGCCGTCCGGGGGAGATCGTCGACGGCGACAGCGGCAGCGTCGTCGGCTCGCACGACGGTGCCTACGCCTACACGGTCGGGCAGCGCAAGGGCCTGCGGCTGGCCAACCCGGTGAACGACGGCAAGCCGCGATACGTGCTCAGCATCGAGCCGGTGGCCAACCGGATCACCGTCGGCACCGCCGAGCAGCTCGAGGTGACGACCGTGGTCGCCGAGCGTCCGGTGTGGACCGGCGGCCGCGCGCCGGCGTTCCCGTGGCGGGGCACCGTGCAGATGCGGGCGCACGGCGGCCTCGCCGAGGCGACCGCCGAGGTCGACGCGACCGGGCGCCTGCTGGTCGGCCTGCACACGCCGGCTCGCGGGATCGCCGCGGGCCAGGCGATCGTGCTGTACGACGGTGACGACGTCGTCGGCTCGGCGACCATCGCATCGGCCGCCGCATGA